From Eptesicus fuscus isolate TK198812 chromosome 13, DD_ASM_mEF_20220401, whole genome shotgun sequence, the proteins below share one genomic window:
- the DDI1 gene encoding protein DDI1 homolog 1: MLVTVYCVRRDLSEATFSLQVSSELELYNFRVLCELESGIPAEEAQIIFMERILLDDHCSLGSYGLRDGDMVVLLQNDNMGPPSVGRTSNLPRVDFAGIATPGTSSARQQHQQHQQQHQQHQQHQQHQPQAPRAQSVQQFRGLDSGEMPSAHGVESPALIRSMLLSNPHDLSLLRERNPPLAEALLSGNLETFSRVLTEQRRERDLREREKLRLYSADPFDLEAQARIEEEIRQRNIEENMNIAMEEAPESFGQVAMLYINCRVNGHPMKAFVDSGAQMTIMSQACAERCNIIRLVDRRWAGIAKGVGTQRIIGRVHLAQIQIEGDYLPCSFSILEEQPMDMLLGLDMLRRHQCSVDLKRNVLVIGTTGTQTPFLPEGELPPCAKLVSGPGQDESSDKEAANAIKHSVKGPGRKKH; this comes from the coding sequence ATGCTGGTCACCGTGTACTGTGTGCGCAGGGACCTGTCCGAGGCGACCTTCTCCCTCCAGGTCAGCTCTGAGCTTGAGCTCTACAATTTCCGCGTCCTCTGCGAGCTGGAGTCCGGCATCCCCGCCGAGGAGGCGCAGATCATCTTCATGGAGCGAATCCTCCTGGACGACCACTGCTCCCTGGGCTCCTACGGCCTCAGAGACGGCGACATGGTGGTTCTGCTTCAGAATGACAACATGGGGCCCCCTTCTGTGGGACGGACGTCAAACCTGCCGCGAGTGGATTTCGCTGGGATAGCCACGCCTGGGACCTCCAGCGCCCGgcagcagcatcagcagcatcagcagcagcatcagcagcatcagcagcatcagcagcatcAGCCGCAGGCGCCGCGGGCACAATCGGTCCAGCAGTTCCGAGGCTTGGACTCGGGAGAGATGCCCTCGGCTCACGGCGTGGAAAGCCCTGCCCTGATCCGGAGCATGCTGCTCTCCAACCCCCACGACCTGTCGCTGCTGCGGGAGCGCAACCCCCCCTTGGCGGAGGCCCTGCTCAGCGGAAACCTGGAGACATTCTCTCGGGTCCTGACGGAGCAGCGACGGGAGAGGGACCTGCGAGAGCGGGAGAAGCTTCGCCTCTACTCCGCCGACCCCTTCGACCTGGAAGCCCAGGCCCGGATCGAAGAAGAAATCCGGCAGCGAAACATCGAGGAAAACATGAACATCGCCATGGAGGAGGCCCCCGAGAGCTTTGGGCAGGTGGCCATGCTGTACATCAACTGCAGAGTGAACGGCCACCCCATGAAGGCCTTCGTGGACTCGGGCGCGCAGATGACCATCATGAGCCAGGCCTGCGCCGAGCGGTGCAACATCATCCGCCTGGTGGACCGGCGGTGGGCGGGGATCGCGAAAGGGGTGGGCACGCAGAGGATTATCGGCCGCGTCCACCTAGCTCAGATCCAGATCGAAGGCGATTACTTGCCCTGCTCCTTCTCCATCCTCGAGGAGCAGCCCATGGACATGCTCCTCGGGCTCGACATGCTCAGGAGGCACCAGTGTTCCGTGGACCTGAAGAGGAACGTGCTGGTGATCGGCACCACGGGCACTCAGACCCCCTTTCTTCCGGAGGGGGAGCTACCCCCGTGTGCCAAGCTCGTAAGTGGTCCTGGGCAAGACGAGTCTTCggacaaggaagcagcaaatgCTATTAAACATTCGGTCAAGGGACCAGGACGGAAAAAGCATTGA